TATATGTTGGATATTCAAGTGCTGAGAAAACCAACTTTTAAGTGTTTTTACTTCACGGTCGGGCAATAAATCGATTGGCTTAGAAGAAACCGCATCACAAATAATGACTCCGTAAGTATGGCGGCGTTTAAAAGCAAAGTCATCAATGCCAACGAAAGGGACTTTGATTCATTGGAATGGGGTTTGATAAATAAGTTTAGCAGCGCATTATGGCTTACCTTCATTCCTAACTGTTTACACACTTTTTCTGCTTGTAAAGCACTGGTAGAGAACA
The sequence above is drawn from the Litoribacterium kuwaitense genome and encodes:
- a CDS encoding transposase, which encodes MDDFAFKRRHTYGVIICDAVSSKPIDLLPDREVKTLKSWFSQHLNIQHISRDRYARFREVIDEIIPQSIQITSVALKTHLIMINSE